In Vibrio sp. 10N, the following proteins share a genomic window:
- the vexH gene encoding vibriobactin export RND transporter permease subunit VexH, whose translation MLLSDVSVKRPVAAIVLSLLLCVFGLVSFSKLAVREMPDIENPVVSISTRYDGASATIIESQITSVIEDQLSGISGIDEIESTTRNGSSRITVTFELGYDLNSGVSDVRDAVARAQRALPDEADDPLVFKNNGSGQASLYINLSSSEMDRTQLTDYVNRVLVDRFSLISGVSSVDISGGLYQVMYVKLKPAYMAGRGVTASDITTALRSENLESPGGEVRNDATVMSVRTARAYNTPIDFEYLVVKRASDNTPIYLKDVADVYVGAENENSTFKSDGVVNVSMGIVPQSDANPLEVADLVHKEVERMQQFLPDGTRLAIDYDSTVFIDRSISEVYNTLFITGGLVILVLYIFIGQARATLIPAVTVPVSLISSFIAAYFFGFSINLITLMALILSIGLVVDDAIVVVENIFHHIERGESPLLAAYKGAREVGFAVVATTLVLVMVFLPISFMDGMIGLLFTEFSVLLAMSVIFSSLIALTLTPVLGSTILRANVKPNRFTQFIDRGFKKLEGGYKSLLAKALKWRWLAPIVIMACVGGSFQLMQQVPAQLTPSEDRGVIFAFVRGADATSYNRMAANMDVVEERLMPLLGQGFLKSFSIQSPAFGGQAGDQTGFVIMILEDWNDRDVTAQEALGEARKALAGIADVRVFPFMPGFRGGSSEPVQFVIGGSDYSELQTWADKLEQAAEQSPYMEGASTNYSEKTPELVVSIDRERAAELGISVSDISETLEIMLGGKSETTYVDRGEEYDVYLRGDENSFNNANDLSQIYMRTKSGELVTLDTVTKIEEVASSIRLSHYNKQKAITITANLSDGYTLGDALDFLDSQAIEMLPGDISVSYAGESKDFKENQSSILVVFGLALLVAYLVLAAQFESFVNPLVVMFTVPMGVFGGFLGLVIMQQGLNIYSQIGMIMLIGMVTKNGILIVEFANQLRDKGIEFEKAIIDASARRLRPIMMTAFTTLAGAIPLILSTGAGYESRVAVGTVIFFGMAFATLVTLFVIPAMYRLISARTQSPGHVEAELNKALSHDVKARTSHGELNDV comes from the coding sequence ATGTTGTTATCTGATGTTTCTGTAAAACGTCCGGTAGCCGCGATCGTACTTAGCTTACTGCTGTGCGTATTTGGTCTGGTTTCATTTAGCAAACTGGCCGTACGAGAAATGCCGGACATCGAAAACCCTGTGGTGTCGATCTCTACTCGCTATGACGGTGCATCCGCGACCATTATTGAAAGCCAAATTACCTCGGTGATTGAAGACCAGTTATCGGGTATTAGTGGTATCGACGAGATTGAATCGACCACGCGTAACGGCAGCTCTCGTATTACCGTGACGTTTGAACTTGGTTATGATTTGAACTCCGGTGTCAGCGATGTCCGCGATGCGGTCGCAAGAGCGCAGCGTGCACTGCCAGATGAAGCGGATGATCCACTGGTATTTAAGAATAACGGCAGCGGACAAGCTTCACTCTATATCAACCTCAGCTCCTCTGAGATGGATCGAACTCAGCTTACCGACTACGTAAACCGTGTGCTTGTTGACCGCTTTAGTCTGATATCCGGCGTGAGTTCGGTGGATATTTCTGGTGGTTTGTATCAGGTGATGTACGTCAAGCTTAAGCCTGCTTACATGGCTGGGCGCGGCGTGACAGCATCGGATATTACAACCGCGCTGCGAAGTGAAAACCTCGAAAGTCCGGGCGGTGAAGTTCGCAATGACGCGACCGTGATGTCGGTACGTACTGCGCGCGCTTACAATACGCCGATAGATTTTGAATACTTGGTGGTGAAGCGTGCGAGCGACAACACGCCTATTTACTTAAAAGATGTGGCTGATGTTTACGTAGGCGCAGAGAACGAGAACTCGACCTTCAAAAGCGATGGTGTCGTGAATGTGAGCATGGGTATTGTGCCACAATCGGATGCGAACCCGCTCGAAGTGGCGGACTTGGTTCATAAAGAAGTGGAACGCATGCAGCAGTTCCTTCCAGATGGAACGCGTTTGGCGATTGACTACGATTCTACCGTATTCATCGACCGCTCGATCTCAGAGGTGTACAACACCCTGTTTATCACCGGTGGTCTGGTTATCTTAGTGCTGTACATTTTCATCGGACAGGCGAGGGCGACGCTCATTCCTGCCGTAACCGTACCGGTATCGTTGATTTCATCGTTTATTGCGGCGTACTTCTTTGGCTTTTCCATCAACCTTATCACGCTAATGGCGTTGATCCTGTCGATAGGTCTGGTGGTGGACGATGCCATCGTTGTGGTTGAAAACATCTTCCACCATATCGAGAGGGGTGAATCTCCATTACTTGCGGCCTATAAAGGTGCCCGCGAAGTCGGTTTTGCCGTGGTAGCCACCACCTTGGTACTGGTGATGGTGTTCCTGCCAATCTCCTTTATGGACGGCATGATTGGCTTGCTGTTTACCGAGTTCTCGGTGTTGCTGGCGATGTCGGTGATATTCTCCTCGTTAATAGCGCTCACACTGACTCCAGTTCTGGGCAGCACTATCTTGCGTGCTAACGTTAAGCCGAACCGATTTACTCAGTTTATTGACCGTGGCTTTAAAAAGCTTGAGGGTGGCTATAAGTCACTGCTGGCGAAAGCGCTGAAATGGCGTTGGCTCGCGCCGATTGTGATTATGGCGTGTGTCGGTGGTAGCTTCCAACTGATGCAGCAAGTGCCTGCGCAGCTGACTCCTTCAGAAGACCGTGGTGTGATTTTTGCCTTTGTTCGCGGCGCAGATGCGACCAGTTACAATCGCATGGCGGCGAACATGGACGTGGTGGAAGAGCGTCTGATGCCACTGCTTGGTCAAGGTTTCTTAAAGTCATTTAGCATCCAATCGCCAGCATTTGGTGGTCAAGCGGGTGACCAAACTGGCTTTGTGATCATGATCTTAGAAGATTGGAATGATCGAGATGTTACGGCTCAGGAAGCACTGGGTGAGGCGAGAAAAGCTCTCGCTGGTATTGCTGATGTGCGTGTGTTCCCGTTCATGCCGGGCTTTAGAGGCGGTTCGAGCGAACCTGTGCAGTTTGTGATTGGTGGCTCCGATTATTCAGAGCTGCAAACATGGGCGGATAAGCTAGAGCAAGCGGCAGAGCAGTCACCTTATATGGAAGGGGCGAGTACCAACTACTCAGAAAAAACGCCTGAGCTGGTGGTAAGTATCGATCGCGAACGTGCGGCTGAACTGGGTATTAGCGTTTCTGATATTTCTGAAACATTGGAAATCATGCTTGGTGGTAAAAGCGAGACCACTTATGTCGATCGCGGTGAGGAGTATGATGTTTACTTGCGCGGTGATGAAAACAGCTTTAATAACGCGAATGACTTAAGCCAAATCTACATGCGTACTAAGTCTGGCGAGTTAGTGACGCTAGATACCGTGACTAAGATTGAAGAAGTGGCATCATCGATCCGTTTGTCTCACTACAACAAGCAAAAAGCGATCACGATTACCGCTAACCTTTCTGACGGTTACACCTTAGGAGATGCGCTGGACTTTTTGGATAGTCAGGCAATTGAGATGCTGCCAGGTGACATTTCGGTGAGCTATGCCGGTGAGTCAAAAGATTTCAAAGAGAACCAATCGAGCATTCTTGTGGTGTTTGGTCTAGCGCTTTTGGTTGCTTACTTAGTATTGGCGGCGCAGTTCGAGAGTTTTGTGAACCCATTGGTGGTGATGTTTACGGTACCTATGGGCGTATTTGGCGGCTTCTTAGGGCTGGTTATCATGCAGCAAGGGCTCAACATCTACAGCCAAATTGGCATGATCATGCTTATCGGTATGGTAACCAAAAACGGCATCTTGATTGTTGAGTTTGCCAACCAACTTCGCGACAAAGGCATCGAGTTTGAAAAAGCCATCATTGATGCTTCGGCAAGGCGTTTGCGCCCAATCATGATGACAGCATTTACTACGCTAGCAGGTGCCATCCCGCTCATCCTTTCAACGGGGGCGGGCTATGAGAGCCGAGTAGCAGTAGGTACGGTTATCTTCTTCGGTATGGCGTTTGCGACCTTGGTGACTTTGTTCGTTATCCCTGCGATGTACCGCTTGATATCGGCGCGTACTCAATCGCCTGGTCACGTAGAGGCAGAGCTCAATAAAGCGCTTAGCCATGATGTGAAAGCGCGAACCAGCCATGGTGAGTTAAACGACGTATAG
- a CDS encoding efflux RND transporter periplasmic adaptor subunit: MKNKTITGLLALSILCASPASLAKRSFGAKAVSVVTEPVAIHQVSQSLSLVGKLEADESVIIASEVNGIVDSIQVTANQTVEKGQLLVQLNDDKALAAVAEAKAYVRDQKRILAEFERLVDRNAITKTEIDAQKAVVEIGNARLDAANANLNDLYIEAPFSGTVGLIDFSRGKLVNVGTELLTLDDLSVMQLDLQVPESYLPMLEKGMAVTARTSAWGTRIFSGKVVAIDTRVNQETLNLRVRIHFDNEEARLKPGMLAQARMEFPPIEAPIIPVQALEYSGTKRYVYVVDENNKAHRTEVFLGARVGNQVVIESGLEIGKRIVVQGIVNMRDGVSVSEVDASGRPVGGKGGKPEGATKPEEKETN; the protein is encoded by the coding sequence ATGAAAAATAAAACCATAACGGGCTTGCTCGCACTGTCTATTCTGTGTGCCTCTCCAGCAAGTTTGGCCAAAAGGAGTTTTGGCGCTAAAGCAGTGTCGGTTGTGACCGAACCTGTTGCCATTCACCAAGTCTCGCAATCGCTTTCTTTAGTCGGCAAACTCGAAGCTGATGAGTCCGTCATTATTGCGTCTGAGGTGAACGGTATTGTTGATAGCATTCAAGTGACTGCTAACCAAACCGTTGAAAAAGGCCAGCTATTGGTTCAGCTTAATGATGACAAAGCATTAGCCGCTGTCGCAGAAGCTAAAGCTTATGTTCGTGACCAAAAACGTATTCTTGCGGAATTTGAACGCTTAGTGGATCGCAACGCGATAACGAAAACCGAGATTGATGCCCAAAAAGCGGTGGTTGAGATTGGTAACGCCCGTTTAGATGCCGCGAATGCCAATCTAAATGACCTTTATATAGAAGCGCCATTTTCTGGCACCGTGGGTTTGATTGATTTTAGTCGCGGTAAGCTGGTGAATGTGGGCACTGAGCTGTTGACGTTGGATGACCTCTCTGTGATGCAGTTGGATTTGCAAGTGCCAGAGAGCTACTTACCAATGCTTGAGAAAGGCATGGCGGTGACGGCGCGCACTTCAGCGTGGGGTACACGCATCTTTTCCGGTAAAGTTGTCGCCATTGATACCCGCGTTAATCAAGAAACGCTCAACCTTCGCGTTCGTATCCACTTCGACAACGAGGAAGCACGTCTTAAACCTGGCATGTTAGCTCAAGCTCGCATGGAGTTCCCTCCTATTGAAGCGCCAATTATCCCTGTCCAAGCCTTAGAGTATTCAGGCACTAAGCGTTATGTTTATGTTGTTGATGAGAACAATAAAGCACACCGCACCGAAGTGTTCCTAGGTGCCCGTGTAGGTAACCAAGTGGTCATCGAAAGTGGTCTAGAGATTGGTAAGCGTATTGTCGTTCAAGGTATCGTCAACATGCGCGATGGCGTGTCCGTTTCGGAAGTGGACGCAAGCGGCAGACCTGTTGGCGGCAAAGGCGGCAAACCTGAGGGTGCGACTAAGCCTGAAGAGAAGGAAACCAACTAA